In one window of Lynx canadensis isolate LIC74 chromosome B3, mLynCan4.pri.v2, whole genome shotgun sequence DNA:
- the GREM1 gene encoding gremlin-1, which translates to MSRTAYTVGALLLLLGTLLPTAEGKKKGSQGAIPPPDKAQHNDSEQTQSPQQPGSRNRGRGQGRGTAMPGEEVLESSQEALHVTERKYLKRDWCKTQPLKQTIHEEGCNSRTIINRFCYGQCNSFYIPRHIRKEEGSFQSCSFCKPKKFTTMMVTLNCPELQPPTKKKRVTRVKQCRCISIDLD; encoded by the coding sequence ATGAGCCGCACGGCCTACACTGTGGGAGCCCTGCTTCTCCTGTTGGGGACCCTGCTGCCCACCgctgaagggaaaaagaaggggTCCCAGGGTGCCATCCCCCCGCCAGACAAGGCCCAGCACAATGACTCAGAGCAGACTCAGTCTCCCCAGCAGCCCGGCTCCAGGAACCGGGGGCGCGGCCAAGGGCGAGGCACCGCCATGCCCGGCGAGGAGGTGCTGGAGTCCAGCCAGGAGGCCCTGCATGTGACTGAGCGCAAATACCTGAAGCGGGACTGGTGCAAAACCCAGCCGCTGAAGCAGACCATCCACGAGGAGGGCTGCAACAGCCGCACCATCATCAACCGCTTCTGCTATGGCCAGTGTAACTCCTTCTACATCCCCAGGCACATCCGGAAGGAGGAGGGCTCCTTTCAGTCCTGCTCTTTCTGCAAGCCCAAGAAATTCACCACCATGATGGTCACCCTCAACTGCCCCGAACTGCAGCCGCCCACCAAGAAGAAGAGGGTCACTCGAGTCAAGCAGTGTCGATGCATATCCATCGATCTGGATTAA